A part of Methanocorpusculum vombati genomic DNA contains:
- a CDS encoding YwbE family protein, with protein MIDESMQDGRVRRNIRVGLAVAIVLKKDQPTGALTWGRVAEILTNSSTHPHGIKVRLTDGSVGRVQQIYDE; from the coding sequence ATGATTGATGAGAGTATGCAGGACGGACGGGTACGGAGAAATATCAGGGTGGGGTTGGCGGTTGCAATTGTCCTCAAAAAGGATCAGCCGACCGGTGCTCTTACCTGGGGGCGCGTCGCAGAGATTCTGACGAACTCGTCCACCCATCCGCACGGGATTAAAGTGCGGCTCACCGACGGATCGGTCGGACGGGTACAGCAGATCTACGACGAATAA